The following coding sequences are from one Luteolibacter yonseiensis window:
- a CDS encoding LysM peptidoglycan-binding domain-containing protein produces MKPHLLFATLSLLLASPVAFGKSELETLRLRCSEQERQIHLLEDENSKLRANGHEAQAALAKRAAAPAAASRADDASSASTASSYTVKSGDNWEKISRKIGSSPQKLAKANGLKVSSVIHPGQKLKVPAAAATGGSSAAVAALSTQEAASPGGSYTVQQGDTFSSISKKHSVSTQSLIAANPKIKPSALQPGQVLRLGRTASGTTMIAASKRPLAAETDSLPAVKAPMAHQNIPVSIAEPLAKPAPTPKPSPAPKPAPTPKPAPTPKPASTPKPASISAAVEKPDPAPASQPVAEPEPPAPQENKIRAITINGEMTYGEFANQHGTDTARLNALNGLDLTTATVLAKGSELYVPAQP; encoded by the coding sequence ATGAAACCGCACCTGCTGTTTGCCACCCTTTCCCTGCTTCTCGCGTCACCCGTCGCGTTCGGTAAATCCGAACTGGAGACCTTGCGTTTGCGGTGTTCGGAGCAGGAACGCCAAATCCACCTGCTGGAGGATGAGAATTCCAAGCTGCGGGCGAATGGACACGAAGCGCAGGCCGCCTTGGCCAAACGCGCGGCCGCTCCAGCCGCTGCCTCGCGGGCCGACGATGCTTCAAGCGCTTCAACTGCCTCGTCTTACACCGTCAAATCGGGCGACAACTGGGAAAAGATCAGCCGCAAGATCGGCTCGTCCCCTCAAAAACTGGCAAAAGCGAATGGCTTGAAAGTCAGCTCTGTCATCCACCCTGGCCAGAAACTGAAGGTTCCGGCAGCCGCTGCAACCGGCGGATCATCCGCTGCGGTGGCAGCTCTCTCCACCCAGGAAGCAGCCTCACCGGGAGGTTCATACACGGTGCAACAGGGAGACACATTCTCCAGCATTTCTAAAAAACATAGCGTGAGCACCCAGTCGCTCATCGCCGCGAATCCGAAAATCAAACCCTCGGCGCTGCAGCCCGGTCAGGTTCTGCGTCTCGGCCGCACGGCTTCCGGCACTACCATGATCGCAGCCTCCAAGCGCCCCCTGGCGGCCGAAACCGATTCTCTCCCGGCGGTGAAGGCCCCGATGGCCCATCAGAACATCCCGGTTTCCATCGCGGAGCCGCTGGCCAAACCGGCCCCCACTCCGAAACCTTCTCCCGCACCAAAACCTGCCCCGACGCCGAAGCCCGCTCCCACCCCCAAGCCAGCTTCCACGCCGAAACCCGCTTCCATTTCTGCTGCGGTGGAGAAACCAGATCCGGCCCCCGCGAGCCAGCCAGTCGCGGAACCGGAACCACCCGCCCCACAGGAAAACAAGATCCGCGCCATCACGATCAACGGCGAGATGACCTACGGTGAATTCGCGAACCAACACGGAACCGATACCGCACGTCTGAACGCCCTCAACGGCCTGGATCTCACGACAGCAACCGTTCTGGCGAAAGGCTCGGAACTATACGTACCCGCCCAGCCATAA
- a CDS encoding L,D-transpeptidase family protein, whose amino-acid sequence MRVSPSSLLALSSAVLALVSSSCGVGGPAPAPLASLKPKKQLYKWYDDGGEGKVSVRISLTDQIAEFKRGDRDIGWCYVATGKEGHGTSDGSYKITEKIEDKYSNRYGWFEDEYGNVTDGDAKYNDKVPAGMVYVPAPMPYWMRLTSYGIGMHGGLIPEPGKPASHGCIRLPKEFVPLVYDVVSVGTPVVITHAPSRRSERDLESHDRQQPWTMNRGGDGSVESVTYRNGMPIMYR is encoded by the coding sequence ATGCGCGTTTCACCCTCCTCACTCCTCGCCCTCTCAAGTGCGGTTCTGGCTCTGGTCTCATCCTCATGTGGTGTCGGCGGCCCCGCCCCTGCTCCGCTGGCATCGTTGAAACCGAAGAAACAACTCTACAAGTGGTACGATGACGGTGGCGAGGGAAAGGTGTCCGTGCGCATCAGCCTGACCGACCAGATCGCGGAGTTCAAACGCGGCGACCGTGACATCGGCTGGTGCTACGTCGCCACGGGCAAGGAGGGGCACGGAACCAGCGACGGAAGTTATAAGATCACCGAAAAAATCGAGGACAAGTATTCCAACCGCTATGGTTGGTTTGAGGATGAATATGGCAACGTCACCGATGGCGACGCGAAATATAACGACAAGGTCCCGGCAGGCATGGTTTATGTCCCGGCCCCCATGCCCTATTGGATGCGTTTGACCTCATATGGCATCGGGATGCATGGTGGCCTCATTCCCGAGCCGGGAAAACCCGCTTCGCACGGATGTATCCGTCTGCCGAAGGAATTCGTACCCCTGGTGTACGACGTGGTGAGTGTCGGCACACCGGTTGTGATCACCCACGCTCCCAGCAGACGCAGCGAGAGGGATCTTGAAAGCCATGATCGGCAACAACCGTGGACCATGAACCGGGGAGGGGACGGCAGTGTGGAGTCCGTCACCTACCGGAACGGAATGCCGATCATGTATCGTTGA